From a single Lentisphaera profundi genomic region:
- a CDS encoding four helix bundle protein, which yields MIHYYEKLEVWKQTVDLSLDIYKVLHNCKDYGLRDQMQRAAVSIPSNIAEGSQRNSDKEFIRFLNISKGSAAELNTQIIIAFKLNYFPEAVYNKLRSKLKDILQMTSGLIASLQK from the coding sequence ATGATTCATTATTACGAGAAACTCGAGGTATGGAAACAAACCGTGGATTTGAGTCTTGACATCTACAAGGTCTTACATAATTGCAAAGACTATGGTCTCAGAGATCAAATGCAAAGAGCTGCAGTCTCCATCCCTTCTAATATTGCCGAAGGTTCACAAAGAAATTCCGACAAAGAATTCATTCGTTTCCTAAATATTTCAAAAGGCTCAGCAGCTGAACTCAATACGCAAATCATCATTGCTTTTAAACTCAATTATTTTCCTGAAGCAGTATACAATAAGCTCAGAAGTAAATTAAAGGATATCCTACAAATGACATCAGGCCTTATAGCCTCTTTACAAAAGTAA
- the cysD gene encoding sulfate adenylyltransferase subunit CysD, whose product MPYSMSQLDQLEAEAIHIIREAVAQAENPVMLYSVGKDSAVMVRLAQKAFAPGPVPFPLLHIDSQWKFKEMIQFRDKFCEENGLKLLVHYNKEGKAAGVGPFTHGSRKHTDIMKTQALVQSLEQGGYDMIFGGARRDEEKSRAKERIYSFRDKFNQWDPKNQRPEVWSLYNGKINPNESVRVFPISNWTEMDVWRYIERESIPIVPLYFAKKRPYVEIDGNLIMVDDDRMPLEGREVKEDYIRFRTLGCYPLTGGVLSTVTTMAEMIEEMINSDISERNSRVIDFDGEASMEQKKREGYF is encoded by the coding sequence ATGCCTTATTCCATGTCACAACTTGATCAGCTTGAAGCTGAAGCCATCCATATTATTCGCGAAGCCGTTGCTCAGGCCGAAAATCCCGTCATGCTTTACTCAGTCGGGAAAGACTCCGCCGTCATGGTGCGTTTAGCGCAAAAAGCTTTTGCTCCCGGCCCGGTGCCCTTCCCCCTGCTTCACATTGATTCTCAATGGAAGTTCAAAGAAATGATCCAATTTAGAGATAAGTTCTGTGAAGAAAATGGCCTCAAGCTTCTCGTCCATTACAATAAGGAAGGCAAAGCAGCAGGTGTCGGCCCCTTCACCCATGGCAGCCGTAAACATACTGATATCATGAAAACTCAAGCGCTGGTGCAATCTTTAGAGCAAGGTGGCTATGATATGATTTTTGGTGGTGCACGTCGCGACGAGGAAAAATCTCGCGCAAAAGAAAGAATTTATTCTTTCCGTGATAAATTTAATCAGTGGGATCCAAAAAACCAACGCCCTGAAGTCTGGTCTTTATATAATGGTAAAATCAATCCTAATGAATCCGTTCGCGTCTTTCCCATTTCTAACTGGACCGAAATGGATGTCTGGAGATATATTGAACGCGAGAGCATCCCGATTGTCCCTTTATATTTTGCCAAAAAACGTCCTTATGTCGAGATTGATGGCAACCTCATCATGGTTGATGACGATCGTATGCCACTGGAAGGCCGCGAAGTCAAAGAGGACTACATTCGCTTCCGTACCCTAGGTTGCTACCCTTTAACTGGCGGCGTGCTCTCCACTGTAACGACTATGGCTGAAATGATCGAAGAGATGATTAACTCGGATATCTCGGAACGTAACTCACGAGTCATTGACTTTGATGGTGAAGCTTCCATGGAACAAAAGAAACGCGAAGGCTATTTTTGA
- a CDS encoding protein kinase domain-containing protein — protein MNPQVENTDEDLLHSLFAESCEDEVQEALEDNPFFLNLQENQKRYSSHELIASGGMKNIYKVFDKKTGRHIALARLKDEIPVEAYEAFLLEARLTSLLEHPNIITVHDIGINHDGKPYFTMELKIGDSLKTIISSIQNQQGNYKEKFTLHELLTIFSKICDAVSYAHSRSVIHLDLKPGNIQIGSFGEVLVCDWGLGKVIGHSTFDNYEDLALNPDFLNDITLTGQIKGTLGFMAPEQAEKNGAKTPLCDIYALGAILYSLLSHHPPIEGSKDEMLKLTKLAEIEPLRHNSFGDNIPQSLAAVATKALSLDPKQRYQSAFEIRQEIDLFLKGFSTKAEQASLGKEFHLFIKRHAISCSLALAFLITALIGTSIFIRNLNTSVKNELHAREIAERESQKSRESQMIAERESQRSLEALAMAERARNRSKEAMLLFETQQQKAEKALSLYEKEKDSRNDYVRDLSKKFMVHIYKLTDVDVFTSPVQSLELALKTISQMEHDQKDAIPVIFLQQKGYIQFIMQNFADAAQCESSFPQVKAMAALCLDLPRENNLLRPQAFSEFFQLCSRVRYGHFAPHMASKMLAYDGSKRKNIKHHSQFVHELIKFRNHNWKNGLFEFDPKSKHLKISGKKLITIGAVYSDHRTGYKNVYFSYFSYLGLQSLDLSHSDFFKLDEIQNLKITKLDISHTLVTNLRPLAELARLQELVINYEQFPNKTLQNIPSHIKITFVK, from the coding sequence ATGAACCCCCAAGTTGAAAATACCGACGAAGACTTACTGCACTCCCTTTTTGCAGAGAGTTGTGAAGACGAAGTTCAGGAAGCACTCGAAGACAATCCCTTCTTTCTCAATTTACAGGAAAACCAAAAGCGCTATAGCTCACATGAATTGATTGCCTCAGGTGGCATGAAAAATATCTACAAAGTTTTTGATAAAAAAACTGGCCGCCATATTGCCTTAGCTCGGCTAAAGGACGAAATCCCCGTAGAAGCCTACGAAGCTTTTTTACTCGAAGCCAGGCTCACCTCCCTACTCGAGCATCCCAATATCATTACCGTTCACGACATTGGCATTAATCACGATGGCAAACCCTACTTTACCATGGAACTCAAAATCGGGGATTCCCTAAAAACTATTATTAGTTCCATTCAGAATCAGCAAGGCAATTATAAAGAAAAATTCACCCTCCATGAATTGCTCACGATCTTTAGTAAAATTTGTGACGCGGTTTCCTACGCTCATTCACGCTCAGTCATTCATTTGGATTTAAAGCCCGGCAATATTCAGATTGGCAGTTTTGGCGAAGTACTCGTCTGCGATTGGGGCCTAGGAAAAGTCATTGGTCATAGCACTTTCGATAATTACGAAGACCTTGCCCTCAATCCAGATTTTCTTAATGACATCACCCTCACTGGTCAAATCAAAGGCACCCTCGGCTTTATGGCCCCTGAGCAAGCTGAAAAAAATGGTGCCAAAACTCCCTTGTGCGACATCTATGCACTGGGTGCTATTCTCTATAGCCTACTCTCGCATCATCCACCTATTGAAGGTTCCAAGGATGAAATGCTCAAGCTCACAAAACTTGCGGAAATAGAACCACTCCGTCACAATAGCTTTGGTGACAATATCCCTCAGAGTCTCGCCGCGGTCGCCACTAAAGCGCTTTCCCTCGATCCCAAGCAGCGTTATCAAAGTGCTTTTGAAATACGTCAAGAAATCGACCTTTTCCTCAAGGGCTTTTCCACCAAAGCCGAACAAGCTAGCCTCGGCAAAGAATTCCACTTATTCATTAAACGTCATGCCATTTCTTGCTCACTCGCCTTAGCCTTTCTGATCACTGCTCTAATCGGTACCAGTATTTTTATTAGAAATCTCAATACGAGTGTCAAAAATGAATTACATGCCCGCGAGATAGCCGAACGTGAAAGTCAGAAAAGTCGTGAATCACAAATGATTGCAGAACGAGAGAGCCAGCGCAGCCTAGAGGCTTTAGCAATGGCAGAAAGAGCACGCAATCGCAGTAAAGAAGCCATGCTGCTTTTCGAAACCCAGCAGCAAAAAGCAGAAAAAGCCCTCAGTCTTTATGAGAAAGAAAAAGACTCCCGCAATGACTATGTTCGCGACCTCAGCAAAAAATTCATGGTCCATATCTATAAACTCACTGATGTCGATGTCTTCACTTCTCCCGTTCAATCCTTAGAACTCGCACTCAAGACTATTTCTCAAATGGAGCACGATCAAAAAGATGCCATTCCAGTAATTTTCCTCCAACAAAAGGGCTACATCCAATTCATTATGCAAAACTTTGCGGACGCCGCACAATGCGAATCATCTTTTCCTCAAGTGAAAGCAATGGCCGCGCTCTGCCTCGATCTTCCTCGTGAAAATAATTTACTTAGGCCCCAAGCCTTTTCCGAATTCTTTCAGCTTTGCTCAAGGGTCCGCTATGGCCACTTCGCACCACACATGGCCAGTAAAATGCTCGCTTACGACGGCAGTAAACGCAAAAACATTAAGCACCATAGTCAATTTGTCCATGAGCTCATTAAATTTAGAAATCACAATTGGAAAAATGGCCTTTTTGAATTCGATCCCAAAAGCAAACACCTCAAAATATCGGGAAAGAAACTCATCACTATTGGTGCCGTTTATAGCGACCACCGCACCGGCTACAAAAACGTTTATTTCTCCTACTTCAGCTATTTAGGACTCCAATCTCTCGATCTCAGCCATAGCGACTTCTTCAAACTCGATGAAATCCAAAACCTCAAAATAACCAAGCTCGATATTTCCCATACCCTAGTAACCAACCTACGTCCCCTCGCTGAACTCGCCCGCCTCCAAGAACTCGTCATCAACTACGAACAATTCCCCAACAAAACTCTCCAAAACATCCCCTCACATATAAAGATCACCTTTGTTAAATAA
- a CDS encoding sigma-70 family RNA polymerase sigma factor, producing MKQTFRDDLLREVFRHHNALTAFAYSILRDWDLAQDAVQEAMITVNHKAESFEKDKAVLPWVKGIVRFKCLNIIRSRKKESFFQDEDLLNLIEQRVSQFVDEKFIQRRESQGRALKYCMAKLSESSLELLSASYQGHESSEDLASKYKRSVNSIYIMLSRIRQQLRKCTRSYENLPEVD from the coding sequence ATGAAGCAAACCTTTAGAGATGATTTACTAAGAGAAGTCTTTCGCCATCATAATGCTTTGACGGCGTTTGCTTATAGCATCCTGCGCGACTGGGATTTGGCGCAAGATGCAGTTCAGGAAGCGATGATTACGGTGAATCATAAAGCTGAGAGTTTTGAAAAGGATAAGGCCGTTTTGCCTTGGGTGAAAGGGATCGTGAGATTCAAGTGTCTCAATATCATTCGATCCAGGAAGAAAGAGAGCTTTTTTCAAGATGAGGACCTGCTTAATTTGATCGAGCAAAGGGTGAGTCAATTTGTGGATGAAAAATTTATTCAACGGAGAGAAAGTCAGGGGCGAGCCTTAAAATATTGTATGGCGAAACTCAGTGAAAGCTCCTTAGAATTATTGAGTGCAAGTTATCAGGGGCATGAGAGTTCCGAAGATCTAGCAAGTAAATATAAACGCAGTGTGAATTCCATTTATATTATGTTGAGTCGTATCCGTCAACAATTGCGTAAATGCACGCGTAGCTATGAGAATTTACCGGAGGTCGATTAA
- a CDS encoding arylsulfatase encodes MRLLSAVIFLMSVAIFANDKPNVIFILTDDLGYGDLGCFGQEKIKTPNLDKMASEGTKFTRHYSGSTVCAPSRCVLLTGKHTGNAWIRGNGELKPNGQRPLRAEEVTIAEQFKKAGYATSVIGKWGLGWLDSEGHPLNQGFDHFFGYLCQRRAHTYYPEYVWRNTEKVELKGNDGKSGPLYTHDLCTDEAFSFIRKNKANPFFLYLAYAIPHTKFQVPDQGQYKDKPWAENHRIQAAMISRMDRDCGRLFELLKELNIDEKTLVIFTSDNGAHGIGGTLEQFKASGDLRGKKRDLYEGGVRVPMIARWPGKIEAGRVNDTISAFWDWMPTFNELIGVETPDEVDGHSILLVLLGEGNQEEHDYLYWEFYEKGGKQAVLKDEWKAIRLNVNKDRKAPLELYNLKNDPSEKNDLAKQYPEKVAEFAKLIDKTHTESDLFKFGLTKKKSRGKKK; translated from the coding sequence ATGAGGTTGTTGTCAGCGGTAATTTTTTTAATGAGTGTTGCGATTTTCGCAAATGATAAGCCCAATGTGATTTTCATTTTAACGGATGACCTCGGTTACGGTGATCTTGGCTGCTTTGGTCAGGAAAAGATCAAGACTCCGAATTTAGATAAGATGGCAAGCGAAGGAACGAAATTTACGCGTCATTATTCAGGAAGCACAGTGTGTGCCCCTTCGCGTTGTGTGTTGCTGACGGGCAAGCATACAGGAAATGCTTGGATTCGTGGAAATGGTGAGCTTAAGCCCAATGGTCAGCGTCCTTTAAGGGCGGAAGAAGTGACGATAGCGGAACAATTTAAAAAAGCGGGTTATGCAACTTCAGTTATTGGCAAGTGGGGTTTGGGCTGGTTAGATTCGGAAGGTCACCCACTCAATCAGGGTTTTGATCACTTCTTTGGCTACCTCTGCCAACGCCGTGCTCATACTTATTACCCGGAATATGTTTGGCGGAATACTGAGAAAGTTGAGCTTAAAGGAAATGATGGTAAATCGGGGCCGCTCTACACTCATGATCTTTGTACTGATGAGGCCTTTTCTTTTATTCGTAAAAATAAAGCCAATCCCTTTTTTCTCTATCTCGCTTATGCGATTCCCCACACAAAGTTTCAGGTTCCTGATCAGGGACAATATAAGGACAAGCCTTGGGCGGAGAATCATAGAATTCAAGCAGCGATGATCAGTCGTATGGATCGTGATTGCGGACGTCTTTTTGAATTATTGAAAGAACTTAATATTGATGAAAAAACTTTGGTAATTTTCACTTCTGATAACGGGGCTCATGGTATTGGTGGAACTCTGGAGCAATTTAAAGCGAGTGGTGATTTACGTGGTAAAAAGCGTGATTTGTATGAAGGTGGGGTACGTGTGCCGATGATAGCTCGCTGGCCTGGAAAAATTGAAGCAGGAAGAGTGAATGATACGATCAGTGCCTTTTGGGATTGGATGCCAACTTTTAATGAACTCATTGGAGTCGAGACTCCTGACGAAGTTGATGGTCATTCAATTCTACTAGTTTTATTGGGAGAAGGCAATCAAGAAGAGCATGATTATTTGTATTGGGAGTTTTATGAAAAGGGTGGTAAACAAGCGGTGTTAAAAGATGAATGGAAAGCCATTCGTCTCAATGTGAATAAGGACCGTAAGGCGCCCTTAGAATTATATAATCTAAAAAATGACCCCTCAGAAAAGAATGATCTAGCTAAGCAATACCCAGAGAAAGTTGCTGAGTTCGCAAAATTAATTGATAAGACTCATACAGAGAGTGACTTATTTAAGTTTGGTCTGACCAAAAAGAAGAGTAGGGGAAAGAAAAAGTGA
- a CDS encoding universal stress protein, with amino-acid sequence MKNIETIIVGVTSKKQFSLAVREAQKLSQLFGALIYPVHIIEPLSVKLLHPKSTDEVLDKIMIKLSDEIQHLYPDNGHHKIEAPLISVGNTAKELASIAKKIGNSLIVIGRHSTGFMHMLGKSHAERLVKYAEGPVWIHPDKAFTGIPKRILCPVDFTAACQKAAAQALLFAQQTGADLEFIHVLPEVINYSDFDGYLSSNDGVTQITDDVFRKEAEQQFRRLYNLLNIEPERYPHHVRFGDPSAQIHLFAEETKAELIVVSSSSNHNIEKMITGSTVRHIIHDAKIDILVVK; translated from the coding sequence ATGAAAAATATCGAAACAATCATAGTGGGCGTCACTTCCAAAAAACAATTCAGTTTAGCTGTGCGAGAAGCGCAAAAATTAAGTCAGCTTTTTGGTGCATTAATTTATCCAGTACACATCATAGAGCCCCTCAGTGTGAAGTTGCTGCATCCCAAGTCTACAGATGAAGTTTTAGATAAAATAATGATAAAGTTAAGTGATGAAATTCAGCATCTTTATCCCGATAATGGCCATCACAAGATTGAGGCACCACTCATTAGTGTGGGCAATACCGCCAAAGAGCTTGCGAGCATTGCAAAAAAAATAGGGAATTCACTGATTGTTATAGGCCGTCATAGTACGGGTTTTATGCACATGTTGGGCAAAAGCCACGCCGAACGCCTGGTGAAATATGCCGAGGGCCCCGTATGGATTCATCCCGATAAGGCTTTTACGGGGATACCAAAACGTATTTTATGCCCGGTAGATTTTACTGCTGCTTGTCAAAAAGCGGCGGCTCAAGCTTTGCTATTTGCGCAACAGACGGGAGCGGACTTAGAATTCATTCACGTTTTGCCCGAGGTGATCAACTATTCTGATTTTGATGGCTACCTCAGTTCCAATGATGGTGTCACACAAATTACGGATGATGTATTCCGGAAAGAGGCTGAGCAGCAATTTAGGCGCCTCTATAATTTACTGAATATCGAGCCAGAGCGTTACCCACATCATGTACGCTTTGGTGATCCCTCCGCACAAATACATCTATTTGCAGAAGAAACTAAGGCGGAATTGATTGTCGTTAGTTCCTCTTCTAATCACAATATCGAGAAAATGATTACGGGCAGTACGGTGAGGCATATAATTCACGATGCGAAAATTGATATTTTGGTTGTGAAATGA
- a CDS encoding RNA polymerase sigma factor has product MDNWNTRQTLLMRAKNPDDQAAWEEFVAYYKGFLKVVIYKINPSTALSEDFLQSVLLEIWRSLPRFEVDVERAKFRTWLSVLVRNTVLNQIKKEQKQNKIRKELEPHIQPSEPELDQMVQREWELHISRLALENISKRFTGKAMEVFNMSLQGQSIGSICNELELTPESAYTLKNRVKKYLVREIKRLRSELEQ; this is encoded by the coding sequence ATGGATAATTGGAACACACGACAAACCTTGCTCATGCGAGCAAAAAACCCCGATGACCAAGCGGCCTGGGAAGAATTTGTTGCCTATTACAAGGGCTTTCTCAAAGTCGTCATCTATAAAATCAATCCAAGTACTGCCCTCTCAGAAGATTTCCTGCAATCCGTACTCCTAGAAATTTGGCGCAGCCTCCCACGTTTTGAAGTTGATGTCGAGCGCGCTAAATTCCGCACCTGGCTCTCTGTCTTAGTGCGCAACACCGTGCTCAATCAAATCAAAAAAGAACAGAAGCAAAATAAGATCCGCAAAGAACTAGAGCCCCATATTCAGCCCAGCGAACCCGAACTCGATCAAATGGTTCAGCGCGAGTGGGAACTTCATATTTCCCGCTTAGCATTAGAAAACATCAGCAAAAGATTTACGGGCAAAGCCATGGAGGTCTTCAACATGTCGCTCCAAGGTCAAAGTATCGGCTCTATTTGTAACGAACTAGAGCTCACCCCTGAATCTGCCTATACATTAAAGAATAGAGTGAAAAAATATCTCGTTCGCGAAATCAAACGACTGCGCAGTGAATTAGAGCAATGA
- a CDS encoding prepilin-type N-terminal cleavage/methylation domain-containing protein, whose protein sequence is MKKYTLIELLVAMGIFAFMMLLLMNFFSISTDLLGRETNRAVSNYEAGIFLSMIKTDLENSTINATYQWAYKDGGSGSGPGTNLNNIENQTQAGSGISTDSALRFFSYTYDNDGAISSSTRVQISYVYDSANYRIYRFAYPIVTVPIDFDDLENLSNNYGGIILEGVEEFRLMIYGNYATQEDYDYTPGSTSIPSTSSDGSFYTAAEDASAATGQSTDPDLINVYLKINDKNTLELPASVGKTNQLLQRRRQLSTQIPMAYN, encoded by the coding sequence ATGAAAAAATATACCCTAATTGAACTGCTTGTGGCCATGGGCATCTTTGCTTTCATGATGTTGCTACTTATGAATTTTTTCAGTATCTCAACGGATTTATTGGGTCGTGAAACCAATCGTGCTGTAAGCAATTATGAAGCGGGAATTTTTCTTAGCATGATCAAAACAGACTTAGAAAATAGTACGATTAATGCAACTTATCAATGGGCATATAAAGATGGCGGATCGGGTTCGGGCCCAGGAACTAATTTGAATAATATAGAAAATCAAACACAAGCTGGCTCCGGTATCTCAACTGATTCAGCACTAAGATTCTTTTCCTATACTTATGATAATGATGGAGCCATAAGTAGTTCAACTCGTGTTCAAATCAGTTATGTATATGATAGTGCTAATTATCGCATTTACCGTTTTGCCTATCCTATAGTTACCGTACCTATAGATTTCGATGACTTAGAAAACTTGAGTAATAATTATGGTGGCATCATCCTGGAAGGAGTAGAAGAATTTCGTCTAATGATTTATGGGAATTATGCCACACAAGAAGATTATGATTATACCCCTGGTAGTACTTCAATTCCAAGCACTAGCTCTGATGGCTCCTTCTATACCGCTGCAGAAGACGCCTCTGCCGCCACTGGTCAAAGCACTGACCCGGACCTCATTAATGTTTATTTGAAAATAAACGATAAAAACACCCTTGAGCTTCCTGCTAGCGTGGGAAAAACAAACCAACTATTACAAAGACGACGTCAACTATCCACCCAGATACCGATGGCATATAATTAG
- a CDS encoding type IV pilus modification PilV family protein: MIKKHSFTMVEVIIALGILTIAMFTLVGLLPAGLQNSEETEHSTHAPLVAKTVNNFLALLVNGDDNSTIDGAWNGGNSGDADGYDSWLQNYNLVTENRTNYTTSKDSEAFSTATDLKQGDFSGAAMILPNGGDYTRDPSLKNLTLFKQSNLLYGGYYEDTVDGVVNVQYGIRIWNGQLGMNTTAGQGNAIFTPQASDTGVLFTIEISWPPQMEYQRRIAMGNYYQLVTYVEKH, encoded by the coding sequence ATGATAAAAAAACATTCATTCACTATGGTCGAAGTGATCATTGCTTTAGGCATACTTACTATTGCTATGTTCACCCTTGTTGGCTTACTCCCTGCAGGACTTCAAAACTCAGAAGAAACTGAACACTCGACTCACGCCCCTCTTGTAGCTAAAACAGTAAATAACTTCTTGGCTCTTTTAGTTAACGGGGATGACAATTCAACTATTGATGGGGCTTGGAATGGTGGCAACAGTGGTGATGCTGACGGATATGACTCATGGCTACAAAACTACAACTTAGTCACAGAAAATCGTACTAATTACACCACATCAAAAGACTCTGAAGCCTTCAGTACTGCTACCGACTTAAAACAAGGCGACTTTTCTGGTGCTGCCATGATACTTCCTAATGGTGGTGATTACACTCGTGATCCATCACTCAAAAATCTCACTCTATTCAAACAAAGTAATCTACTCTATGGTGGCTACTATGAGGACACTGTTGACGGTGTGGTCAATGTACAATACGGGATTAGAATCTGGAACGGTCAACTCGGCATGAATACAACCGCAGGTCAAGGTAACGCTATTTTTACACCACAAGCGAGCGATACTGGAGTTCTTTTCACTATAGAAATTTCCTGGCCTCCACAAATGGAGTACCAGCGTCGCATTGCTATGGGCAATTATTATCAATTGGTTACGTACGTGGAGAAGCACTGA
- a CDS encoding LamG-like jellyroll fold domain-containing protein has protein sequence MDIEKLAEAYLRDDLSENQRQELKKLLASDDQRSKKFVEYLYETGQILNASEQLKAIEPHLKEVEKIINKSASRAFIYRVASMAAIFLGALIFWQVSSPQKAETIVNADSSEPVLEPFLARVNSTEEGIYSSGDWLKKGAYVFDKKLALTLDSGVELNIEANSALELESSNRVRLSKGKVRVYVPQVAVGFVLNIPGGKVVDLGTEFMVGIDDRGLSDVEVIQGEVEVYPMAEENVRKLIDNERISISSAGLIQSEHKALAPMASLPNLLEKRDLSYVHWPFNEAEFNWTPTASGGEFHDRFKAELMTKGKSEGPQFSEGAFGYALDFDGDNDWAVTNFKGVSGSRPRTVSFWIKIPKDAKKGENYSFVSWGNSREKGQKWQIAWNARSKDGVMGAIRTEFKEGYVIGETDLRDGRWHHVVSLFIGGDNADVASHIRHYIDGRLEAVSGSQGEKVRTNIDSIASKPVAFGRKMDGPKSFLRAKLDELYIINAAVTPRQVRRLMERNSLY, from the coding sequence ATGGATATTGAAAAGTTAGCAGAAGCTTATTTACGGGATGACTTAAGTGAAAATCAGCGACAAGAGCTTAAAAAGTTATTAGCAAGCGATGATCAGCGCAGTAAAAAATTTGTTGAGTACCTTTACGAAACGGGTCAAATTTTGAATGCCTCCGAGCAGTTAAAGGCAATTGAACCCCACTTAAAAGAAGTCGAGAAAATCATCAATAAAAGCGCGTCGAGAGCGTTTATTTATAGAGTGGCCTCCATGGCGGCCATTTTTCTAGGAGCTTTAATTTTTTGGCAAGTTTCGAGTCCTCAAAAAGCTGAGACTATTGTGAATGCTGATTCATCAGAGCCAGTCTTAGAGCCGTTTTTGGCGAGGGTGAATTCTACAGAAGAAGGGATTTATTCATCGGGTGATTGGCTGAAGAAAGGCGCGTATGTATTTGATAAAAAACTAGCTTTGACCTTGGATTCTGGAGTCGAATTAAATATTGAAGCCAATTCGGCACTTGAATTGGAGAGTTCTAATCGGGTACGTTTAAGTAAGGGTAAAGTTCGTGTTTATGTACCTCAGGTTGCCGTTGGTTTTGTATTGAATATTCCTGGAGGGAAAGTTGTGGACTTGGGGACTGAATTCATGGTGGGCATTGATGATCGGGGATTAAGTGATGTGGAAGTTATTCAGGGTGAAGTAGAGGTGTATCCCATGGCAGAAGAAAATGTCAGGAAGCTCATCGATAATGAACGTATTAGTATTTCAAGTGCAGGCCTGATTCAATCTGAGCATAAGGCCTTAGCCCCAATGGCTTCTTTACCGAATCTATTGGAAAAAAGAGATTTGAGCTATGTACATTGGCCTTTTAATGAGGCTGAGTTTAATTGGACTCCGACAGCATCGGGAGGAGAGTTTCACGATCGCTTTAAGGCTGAGCTTATGACTAAAGGAAAGAGTGAAGGGCCACAATTTAGTGAGGGGGCGTTTGGTTATGCCCTGGATTTTGATGGTGACAATGATTGGGCAGTTACGAATTTTAAGGGAGTTTCGGGCTCACGACCACGCACAGTATCGTTCTGGATTAAGATCCCAAAGGATGCTAAAAAAGGTGAAAATTATTCATTTGTCTCTTGGGGAAATAGTAGAGAAAAGGGTCAGAAATGGCAGATTGCTTGGAATGCTCGCTCAAAGGATGGTGTTATGGGGGCAATACGAACTGAATTTAAAGAAGGCTATGTCATTGGTGAGACGGATTTACGTGATGGACGCTGGCATCATGTAGTGAGCTTGTTTATTGGCGGAGATAATGCGGATGTAGCCAGTCACATTCGACATTATATCGACGGACGTCTCGAAGCAGTGAGTGGAAGTCAAGGAGAAAAGGTACGAACAAATATTGATTCAATTGCTTCTAAGCCGGTAGCCTTTGGTCGCAAAATGGATGGACCAAAATCTTTCTTGAGGGCTAAACTCGATGAGCTATATATCATCAATGCAGCTGTGACGCCTCGACAAGTACGGCGACTGATGGAGAGGAATTCTTTGTATTGA
- the cysQ gene encoding 3'(2'),5'-bisphosphate nucleotidase CysQ, which produces MINDIIKLAREAGAKIMEIYATDFEVYTKDDKSPLTEADQAANAIICAGLQELTPNIPILSEENKTIDYADRKDWTQMWVVDPIDGTKEFIKKNGEFTVNIALVERGIPIAGVVYAPAIDDLYWADETGAYKNGDKLPLTTNNTPEKALTIVASRSHMSQETQDYVDSLKAGTESIELTSVGSSLKLCYVAEGKADQYPRLAPTMEWDTAAAHAVALQAGKEVLDFKTRKPLQYNKENLLNPWFLVK; this is translated from the coding sequence ATGATAAACGACATAATAAAACTTGCCCGTGAAGCCGGCGCTAAGATCATGGAGATCTATGCCACTGACTTCGAAGTTTACACCAAAGACGACAAATCTCCCCTTACTGAAGCCGACCAAGCTGCTAACGCAATCATTTGTGCTGGCTTGCAAGAACTCACTCCAAATATCCCCATCCTCTCTGAAGAAAACAAAACCATTGATTACGCGGATAGAAAAGATTGGACTCAAATGTGGGTTGTAGATCCCATTGATGGCACCAAAGAGTTTATCAAAAAAAATGGTGAATTCACTGTGAACATCGCCTTAGTAGAGCGCGGCATACCCATTGCCGGCGTTGTTTATGCTCCTGCCATTGATGATCTTTATTGGGCAGATGAAACGGGTGCCTATAAAAATGGCGATAAATTACCTCTCACGACTAATAACACACCAGAAAAAGCTCTGACCATTGTGGCCAGCCGCTCACACATGTCTCAAGAAACTCAAGATTATGTCGACTCACTCAAAGCCGGTACCGAATCAATTGAACTCACTTCTGTGGGTAGCTCACTCAAACTCTGCTACGTTGCCGAAGGCAAAGCGGACCAATACCCTCGCCTCGCCCCCACCATGGAATGGGACACGGCTGCCGCTCACGCCGTCGCCCTTCAGGCAGGCAAGGAAGTTCTCGATTTCAAAACACGCAAGCCTCTGCAGTACAACAAAGAAAATCTTCTCAACCCCTGGTTCCTGGTAAAGTAA